The Spirochaetaceae bacterium genome segment TATATCTAAATATTTCTTAAACTCTGGTAAAGTTTCCAGCCACTCTTTACCAAAACCCATAAACTCATAAACATTTTTGAGGGGAAGTTTAAGTAAAGATATTTGATCAAGAAGCTTGTAAACATCATTTATCCAGCTATTCCCGTTATTAATACCGGCCATAAATTTAAAAATGAAACTTATAATGGTAACCATAGCTATCTCGGAATTCTTAAAAATCCATACATATTCGTTATGAGCACATCTGTTACGAATGTCTCTAAGGTAGTAAATAATTTTTTGAAAATCTTTCGGCTTGATTTTTAAATTAAAAGCATTTATTATATTGTTTATTGTTGTTTTATTACTGATTAATGATTTGCAAATTTTACATATATCACCCATAGTTAGTACTTCAATGGTTGCCCACAAAGGGGGAATTTCTATATCTTTTATATCACATTCTGTGCATTTTTTCGCTCCACATTCGTTGTATTTGGCACAACGTTTAATAACTTCGTGCGTCTTTTCGTACTGATTTTTCATAAACTTTTGATAAGCTACCTCTACTATATCTAAACCGGCTATCTTATCTATCCCTGTTTTGGGGTGGCTTTCGCCACTTAAGCACAAAGAGTAAA includes the following:
- a CDS encoding Abi family protein, which codes for MKDLKKPTTIDEQINILKERGLLSYEESENELREFLSYTNYYRLGYYLYPFWDNNVKGKFRKGINFRIIKEIYSFDQKLRSLLFEATAIIEIALRRQIVYSLCLSGESHPKTGIDKIAGLDIVEVAYQKFMKNQYEKTHEVIKRCAKYNECGAKKCTECDIKDIEIPPLWATIEVLTMGDICKICKSLISNKTTINNIINAFNLKIKPKDFQKIIYYLRDIRNRCAHNEYVWIFKNSEIAMVTIISFIFKFMAGINNGNSWINDVYKLLDQISLLKLPLKNVYEFMGFGKEWLETLPEFKKYLDIEFKSFLSVPPNPPLANLRQTD